Proteins encoded within one genomic window of Flavobacterium gilvum:
- a CDS encoding phage protease — MSTPKLKKIDREFCITDDSVNVYGYRCLTSGMLMDEVKKNPIGFKMHNRDNGIVVRWEDFRIDGDKVYAKPVINLAHPEGENIVSEIENGFLNAASVGRIVCLDASDEKSLMLPGQTGLTITEWFPREISLVDIPGNYNALANLYDIDDNELNLSDFVKPKPNEMSKILLTAAMLTALNLSDKYSDDDATKAFQDLVDLAKKVPGLEKDLADKTTALTNKEKELDDLKADNVAKEVQDLLAKGEADKKLTKEVSAKLGESYKTDPKGLKDLIDAMPAQTLITDQLGDNKDMAEFIGKSWDDLYQSNKLETVRTQFPDLYEKLKKEKYPNA; from the coding sequence ATGTCTTACTTCGGGTATGTTAATGGATGAAGTCAAAAAAAATCCTATCGGCTTTAAGATGCACAACCGTGACAACGGGATTGTTGTAAGATGGGAAGACTTTCGAATTGATGGCGACAAGGTTTACGCTAAACCTGTTATCAACTTGGCACACCCTGAAGGTGAAAACATTGTGTCGGAAATAGAAAACGGATTTTTAAACGCTGCAAGTGTTGGTCGTATTGTTTGCTTAGACGCCTCAGACGAAAAAAGTTTGATGTTACCAGGACAAACAGGATTGACCATAACTGAATGGTTTCCTCGTGAAATCTCATTGGTTGATATTCCGGGCAACTATAATGCGCTTGCCAATCTATACGACATCGATGATAACGAATTAAACCTTTCTGATTTTGTAAAACCTAAACCCAATGAAATGAGTAAAATTCTTTTAACGGCCGCCATGCTTACGGCTTTAAATTTAAGCGACAAGTATTCTGATGACGACGCTACCAAAGCGTTTCAGGACTTAGTTGACCTAGCTAAAAAAGTACCCGGTTTGGAGAAAGATTTAGCGGACAAAACCACTGCCTTAACTAACAAGGAAAAGGAGTTGGACGACCTAAAAGCCGATAACGTAGCTAAAGAGGTTCAAGATCTTTTGGCAAAAGGCGAAGCCGATAAAAAACTAACCAAAGAGGTTTCGGCAAAATTGGGTGAAAGTTATAAAACTGACCCAAAAGGCTTGAAAGATTTAATTGACGCTATGCCAGCTCAAACGTTGATTACCGATCAATTGGGAGACAACAAAGATATGGCTGAGTTTATCGGTAAATCTTGGGACGATTTGTACCAGTCGAACAAATTGGAAACTGTACGCACTCAGTTCCCAGACTTGTACGAAAAATTGAAAAAAGAGAAATATCCTAACGCATAA
- a CDS encoding phage capsid protein has product MANPKIPQEFWASYIVEKLRRTNPHIALCFDESKYIMGGSVVYIPQAGAKPNVVKNRGFGAATAVQRGDTAIMYALDTWTTDPTAITAAEANEISYEKTDSVLGDHTGTLAETIGDELTYSWIKGVKPAAGGGTTVEYLPAGRQIATTGAATTVNPEDGQTGTRKAFTYKEVQAMQAKFNKDNVDKANRYAMVESYMYQQFIDSLSSNQMAAFQASADLTNGIVGKFAGFTFLERSSVLALTSAGVFRLPGEALAATDNLASIFWQKDSVTKALGDTKLFQDFDNPLYYGDIHSGLVKMGGRCRREDWKGVGLVVQAA; this is encoded by the coding sequence ATGGCAAATCCAAAAATACCCCAAGAATTTTGGGCATCGTACATCGTAGAAAAACTACGTAGAACAAATCCACACATTGCCCTTTGTTTTGATGAGTCAAAATACATTATGGGTGGTTCAGTGGTGTACATACCGCAAGCCGGAGCAAAACCAAATGTTGTAAAAAACAGAGGTTTTGGAGCTGCTACAGCTGTGCAACGTGGCGATACAGCGATTATGTATGCGCTTGATACCTGGACAACTGATCCAACTGCAATCACAGCGGCGGAAGCAAACGAAATTAGCTATGAAAAAACAGACAGCGTTCTGGGCGATCATACTGGTACACTTGCCGAAACTATTGGTGATGAGTTGACTTACAGCTGGATTAAAGGTGTAAAGCCAGCCGCAGGCGGTGGTACTACTGTTGAGTATTTACCAGCAGGTAGACAAATTGCAACTACAGGAGCTGCAACAACTGTGAATCCTGAAGACGGTCAAACAGGAACACGTAAAGCCTTTACGTATAAGGAAGTTCAGGCAATGCAAGCAAAATTCAATAAAGATAATGTTGACAAAGCTAACCGTTACGCGATGGTTGAAAGCTACATGTACCAACAATTTATTGACTCCTTATCATCTAATCAAATGGCAGCATTCCAAGCTTCAGCCGATTTGACAAACGGAATTGTTGGAAAATTTGCAGGCTTCACCTTCTTAGAAAGAAGTTCGGTTTTAGCATTGACTTCTGCCGGTGTATTTAGATTACCGGGCGAAGCTTTAGCAGCTACCGATAACCTAGCAAGTATCTTTTGGCAAAAAGATAGCGTAACTAAGGCATTGGGAGATACTAAACTTTTCCAAGATTTTGACAACCCATTGTACTATGGTGACATTCATTCGGGATTAGTGAAAATGGGTGGTCGTTGCCGTCGTGAAGACTGGAAAGGTGTTGGTCTTGTTGTTCAGGCAGCCTAA
- a CDS encoding glycoside hydrolase family 73 protein, translating into MTKQEYTNFYYPFALASEKITGISAVAQLAQGALESAWGKVAPGNMLFGVKDTDGVNGNEQLITTTEYSKSANAKFPNIITVTPVMRNGQKWFKYKIKDYFRKYPTPKESFVDHANFFIRNKRYAKAMTVKSDPYQFIDEIAKAGYATDPSYATTLKSIAKSIEKLIPKS; encoded by the coding sequence ATGACAAAACAGGAGTACACTAATTTTTATTACCCATTTGCGCTAGCCAGTGAAAAAATAACTGGTATTTCAGCAGTTGCCCAATTAGCACAAGGAGCTTTAGAAAGTGCATGGGGCAAAGTTGCACCCGGCAATATGCTTTTTGGTGTTAAAGACACTGACGGTGTGAACGGGAATGAACAATTAATAACAACAACAGAATATTCCAAAAGTGCCAATGCGAAGTTTCCTAACATCATTACGGTAACACCAGTAATGCGCAACGGGCAAAAATGGTTCAAATACAAAATCAAGGATTATTTCAGAAAATATCCTACTCCTAAAGAAAGCTTTGTAGATCATGCAAACTTCTTTATTCGAAACAAGCGATATGCTAAGGCAATGACTGTAAAAAGTGACCCTTACCAATTTATCGATGAAATAGCCAAAGCCGGTTATGCTACTGATCCGAGCTACGCAACTACCTTAAAAAGTATTGCAAAATCAATTGAAAAATTAATTCCAAAATCATGA
- a CDS encoding DUF2586 family protein encodes MTQGTGTPKVTVAVASGNLQRQVQVLDGVAGIVGTAATKIGVIETVFSYDDAVSKGYTAVAEPFLNAFIQLFYQELGGNQALRILGVEDTMTLTQMATSTNANGLKKLLNSAQGEITVVGLIRKPAGSYAMVADHFLDKDVEDALLAAKTLGQYQQGINKPVRILIEGRTNDLEADLFEPNEVGNGFAGVVLSSNVADGSSAGGVALALARAVKYGSHIKIGSGQNGALTIPQAYIGDKTIEEYFPEELDAFADAGFILMHRRDGAAGYYFGRDNMATDDDFRILVHGRVIDKAQRVAVAAATPLLETTVRVNADGTINATDAKHLEDTIEQQLKSQLAGQVSDVDVNVPTDSNIINTSTGGIEVKVLPLGYMTWITVTIGLTANL; translated from the coding sequence ATGACACAAGGTACAGGAACGCCAAAGGTTACGGTAGCCGTAGCCTCTGGCAACCTACAACGTCAGGTTCAAGTACTGGACGGCGTTGCGGGAATTGTGGGAACTGCTGCAACCAAAATTGGTGTAATTGAAACGGTATTTAGCTATGATGATGCCGTAAGCAAAGGATATACCGCTGTAGCAGAACCGTTTTTGAATGCATTCATTCAATTGTTTTATCAAGAGTTGGGCGGTAACCAGGCGTTGCGCATTCTAGGTGTTGAGGACACAATGACCTTAACCCAAATGGCGACTTCGACGAATGCCAATGGTTTGAAAAAATTGTTGAATTCGGCACAAGGTGAAATTACTGTTGTTGGTCTTATTCGTAAGCCAGCCGGAAGTTATGCAATGGTCGCTGACCACTTCCTTGACAAAGATGTTGAGGACGCTCTTTTGGCGGCTAAAACATTAGGCCAATATCAACAAGGTATTAATAAACCTGTCCGTATTTTGATTGAGGGCAGAACTAACGATTTAGAAGCTGATTTGTTTGAACCTAATGAGGTTGGGAATGGTTTTGCGGGCGTGGTGTTGAGTAGCAATGTTGCTGACGGTTCTAGTGCCGGTGGAGTTGCTTTGGCTTTGGCTAGAGCTGTAAAATACGGCTCTCACATCAAAATAGGAAGCGGTCAAAATGGTGCGCTTACTATACCACAAGCCTACATTGGTGACAAAACCATTGAAGAGTATTTCCCTGAAGAGCTAGACGCTTTTGCCGATGCTGGTTTTATCCTTATGCACCGTCGTGATGGTGCTGCGGGTTATTACTTCGGAAGAGATAATATGGCCACTGACGATGATTTCAGAATATTGGTTCATGGTCGTGTTATTGATAAAGCCCAACGTGTAGCTGTTGCAGCCGCAACACCTTTGTTGGAAACAACGGTTCGTGTGAATGCAGACGGAACTATTAACGCTACTGATGCGAAGCATTTGGAGGACACAATTGAGCAACAATTAAAATCACAGCTTGCGGGTCAAGTGAGTGATGTTGACGTGAATGTACCAACGGATTCCAATATTATCAACACAAGTACCGGAGGAATTGAAGTAAAAGTGTTGCCACTGGGTTATATGACCTGGATAACAGTAACGATAGGTTTAACCGCAAATTTATAG
- a CDS encoding tape measure protein: MNNTIDFVLRMRDMLSSNLTKVGSTSQSTFSKMSQSADNMTGRNKILGMSFNELQSKIKEVESVISKSTVPSQIAAARRELAALQRQSANHIGNTNSSSGSSSSGIGLGGIAMGTMIGGMATAGLSMAAGAIKAGVSEMISKSFEKEQAITGLTTFLGKKGATDAYKNIRKDANDTPFDTAALLEVNRSLISAGLNAKTARADTLNLANAVSAVGGGNDILSRMAANMQQIKTVGKATAMDIRQFGIAGINIYEMLARSTGKNIAQVKEMDVTYEQLQKALAMSAGKGGIYEGALQAQGATKSGKWNTFKDNVVTGLSDIGDAFSPVILKLLDLGIKFANNITPMLERTKPYIDGFANGFGRVIDYVTTIKDTTGGWADYLATAENNFSNMWEFAKKIGVQLWSLVSSIVDFVKNSEILKDVFRMQGWIMEKTFKIIGWLFDKLIWLWENVLKPILQAVDSVWKWIKGGEATVKIKVSSLNKPKPKTDDPNSPIGTGASLMASNNNSSKTAGDTVSGAGPKVVNIHVGKFFDNINFTTMNSTESATEVEKVVLECLARVLYNGAKTV, translated from the coding sequence ATGAATAATACGATTGATTTTGTTTTAAGAATGCGCGATATGCTGAGTTCGAACTTAACGAAAGTTGGTTCGACCTCGCAATCGACATTTAGCAAAATGAGTCAGTCGGCCGATAATATGACAGGCCGAAATAAGATTTTAGGTATGAGCTTTAACGAGCTTCAATCTAAAATTAAAGAGGTTGAAAGTGTTATTAGCAAAAGTACAGTTCCTAGTCAAATTGCCGCAGCTCGAAGAGAGTTGGCCGCTTTACAAAGACAGTCTGCAAATCATATTGGGAATACTAATAGCAGTTCGGGGTCAAGTTCCAGCGGTATTGGACTTGGAGGTATTGCAATGGGTACCATGATAGGCGGGATGGCAACAGCAGGGCTTTCTATGGCAGCGGGTGCTATTAAGGCGGGAGTTAGCGAAATGATTTCGAAAAGCTTTGAAAAAGAGCAAGCGATAACAGGACTAACAACGTTTTTGGGTAAAAAAGGAGCTACAGACGCTTATAAAAATATTCGAAAAGATGCCAACGACACGCCTTTTGATACGGCAGCGTTATTGGAGGTTAACCGTTCTTTGATTTCCGCGGGGCTGAATGCGAAGACCGCTAGAGCCGACACGCTCAACTTAGCCAATGCCGTTTCGGCTGTTGGTGGTGGCAATGATATTTTATCCCGAATGGCGGCTAATATGCAACAGATTAAAACCGTCGGTAAGGCTACCGCAATGGATATACGCCAGTTTGGTATAGCAGGTATTAACATATATGAAATGCTTGCGAGATCAACAGGTAAAAACATTGCCCAGGTTAAAGAAATGGACGTTACTTATGAGCAATTGCAAAAGGCTCTTGCGATGTCAGCTGGTAAAGGTGGAATCTATGAAGGTGCTTTACAAGCACAAGGTGCGACAAAATCAGGTAAATGGAACACATTTAAAGATAATGTTGTCACTGGACTTTCTGATATTGGCGACGCTTTTTCACCTGTCATATTAAAGCTTTTGGATTTGGGAATCAAGTTTGCCAACAACATCACACCTATGCTTGAACGAACTAAGCCTTATATTGATGGATTTGCGAACGGATTTGGGAGGGTGATTGACTATGTGACTACCATTAAAGACACTACAGGAGGCTGGGCAGATTATTTGGCCACTGCTGAGAACAACTTTTCGAACATGTGGGAGTTTGCCAAAAAAATCGGAGTTCAGTTGTGGTCTTTGGTTTCTTCAATTGTTGACTTTGTTAAAAACTCCGAAATATTAAAAGACGTTTTTCGTATGCAAGGCTGGATTATGGAAAAAACATTCAAAATCATTGGATGGCTTTTTGATAAACTAATATGGCTATGGGAAAATGTATTGAAACCAATATTACAGGCTGTTGATTCAGTTTGGAAGTGGATTAAAGGAGGCGAAGCAACTGTAAAAATCAAAGTTTCTAGCCTAAACAAACCAAAACCTAAAACCGACGATCCTAATTCGCCTATAGGTACTGGAGCTTCGTTAATGGCAAGTAATAACAATTCCAGTAAAACGGCAGGCGACACCGTTTCTGGTGCTGGTCCTAAAGTGGTCAATATTCATGTTGGAAAGTTCTTTGACAATATAAATTTTACAACAATGAATTCCACTGAGTCAGCTACAGAAGTCGAAAAAGTTGTTTTGGAGTGCTTAGCGAGAGTATTGTATAACGGTGCAAAAACGGTTTAA
- a CDS encoding DUF6046 domain-containing protein, protein MSTNTVIDIHALYKTYFNNSPYFIAKAGSNEPLTQEPGYAITTENPRPRGSIDYSSKSIALNKIGSYGQAIWFPIELWKSNKKLIEIDACTVGVNLSKTIIRTAVSERKGTVKECFAIDDYRFAVRGFLIGKNRIVPEDQILQLKEWFETTEPIELHGGYPEMFLDESCRVAISALDFPEVQGKATWIRPFAMIIETDFIQNLIIE, encoded by the coding sequence ATGAGTACAAATACAGTAATTGACATACACGCTCTTTATAAAACATACTTTAATAATTCGCCTTATTTCATTGCCAAAGCGGGTTCCAACGAACCATTGACACAAGAGCCAGGCTACGCAATAACAACCGAAAATCCACGCCCTAGAGGTAGTATCGATTATTCGAGTAAAAGCATTGCCTTAAACAAAATTGGTTCTTACGGTCAGGCCATTTGGTTTCCAATTGAACTATGGAAGTCCAATAAAAAGCTTATTGAAATTGATGCCTGTACGGTAGGTGTTAATTTAAGCAAAACGATTATTCGCACTGCCGTTAGCGAACGCAAAGGAACGGTTAAAGAGTGCTTTGCTATTGACGATTATCGTTTTGCCGTGAGGGGGTTCTTGATTGGTAAAAACAGGATTGTGCCCGAAGATCAAATTTTGCAATTGAAAGAATGGTTTGAAACAACTGAGCCTATCGAGTTGCACGGTGGTTATCCTGAAATGTTCCTGGACGAAAGTTGTAGGGTTGCCATAAGTGCGCTTGACTTTCCCGAAGTACAGGGGAAAGCTACTTGGATTCGTCCTTTTGCAATGATTATTGAAACCGATTTTATACAAAACTTAATTATAGAATAG